In Argopecten irradians isolate NY chromosome 11, Ai_NY, whole genome shotgun sequence, one DNA window encodes the following:
- the LOC138334826 gene encoding uncharacterized protein — MEESTRTKLVCRLLDASKLVPKLESMLRRLRAISILLVMRRDNTRSKITHTIRSFQEKLAAFEKRALDEMDEVFNSKSEYLDMYRDSVTGDIDSLRSLSSEVESLLRFTSGSSTQNHDVHAKRLIEVFSLVIDNNVVDLDVDDDIDCLDFVPNIEADILLNLGRVVSSYKTESCSDVYLSEASSPSHSDGGDVKKVEDLDCTDKTKKLKEEQVSPTDACLTGQVVSKTEKYPERKFKLSGKKLKNLGGENSSVVSRDIFISNEQEKKEPHSERNIISAGKKLRNLHDETEKSLRVSREIHISNEPEQGESHPDMKCKLTDKKLTNLGSEKSSMVSKDITDAHQSQKAEQLPERKFKLIGKKLKNLGNKKNAAEETKDMDVSNEQDRVEASQPVTYSSVVKCESVQIMSDLGNKDGDKNTQVEENNTQLVEEIAQKPIETPPPKEPVQEVQYVSSEDRKRWKKSLDDLLTNVPKPAFQVAAEPLIHNSKDKSNESSDSLTQEEDMEMEETCEIETNGKGTANNNQLNETSLEQMANNSKSNETGLEQMANNSQSKGTKQELTANTIYSWSKEAKETNGESSMQIVQPKKEVVSDDMLWEEELDEPVPDQVVPSPQLNESTDDAPDSKEGILHNIKKEISPVVSKPLPQVCNQSVKESKTAPKTIPTQHAPTIRQFVKKGEDNKGETTIPAKLEVKLGHPGRGSGDCLHFPIGVTTDLEGNILVTDTGNHLVKVFDKDGQFKFTMGDAMVPAFTRPSAIVVNTEGKIFVKDDVCIHKFTPTGKYLCRLGAKKFNMPYGLALTSKGDLVTLDTCPRNPQIFIISPDGFYGTSYLFQPLMNCSCESKCRFLEVHNDTLYVSDLGLNCVYITDLFGNLLHTIGHSGHRLGLFSQAAGIALDKDGHMIVADSRNERIQVFRSNGKFLGVLALSDPHIRPSGIHLTPDGRLVVVNFTNHEVRVYRLCVQ, encoded by the exons ATGGAGGAAAGTACAAGGACTAAGCTGGTGTGTCGATTACTGGATGCCAGCAAACTAGTTCCGAAGTTAGAGAGCATGCTACGAAGGCTACGTGCTATTTCCATTCTTTTAGTGATGAGGCGTGACAACACTAGATCAAAGATAACGCATACTATCCGAAGTTTTCAGGAAAAGTTGGCTGCATTTGAGAAGAGGGCATTGGATGAGATGGATGAAGTGTTTAATTCCAAGTCAGAATACCTGGACATGTATCGGGACTCTGTGACAGGTGACATTGATTCCTTGCGTAGTTTAAGCAGTGAAGTTGAAAGTCTGCTGAGGTTTACCTCTGGTTCTTCAACTCAAAACCATGATGTACATGCCAAGCGCTTAATTGAAGTGTTCAG CTTGGTAATTGACAACAATGTGGTAGATttagatgttgatgatgatattgaCTGTCTGGATTTTGTTCCAAACATCGAAGCAGACATTCTTCTCAATCTTGGGAGAGTTGTGTCCTCATATAAAACAGAAAGTTGTTCTGATGTGTATTTGTCTGAGGCTAGTAGTCCGTCACACTCAGATGGAGGTGACGTAAAGAAAGTGGAGGATTTAGACTGTactgataaaacaaaaaaattaaaagaggAACAGGTGAGCCCAACTGATGCATGCTTAACTGGACAAGTGGTATCTAAGACTGAAAAATATCCAGAAAGGAAATTCAAACTGTCTGGTAAAAAGTTAAAGAATCTTGGCGGTGAAAATTCCTCAGTAGTGTCAAGAGacatatttatatcaaatgaaCAAGAAAAAAAGGAACCTCATTCAGAAAGAAATATCATAAGTGCAGGTAAAAAATTGAGAAATCTCCATGACGAAACTGAAAAATCCCTTAGGGTGTCTAgagaaatacatatttcaaatgaaCCAGAGCAAGGCGAATCACATCCAGACATGAAATGTAAACTTACAGACAAGAAGTTGACAAATCTTGGCAGTGAAAAATCCTCCATGGTGTCTAAAGATATTACAGATGCACATCAAAGTCAAAAAGCTGAACAACTTCCAGAAAGAAAATTCAAACTTATTGGCAAAAAGTTGAAGAATCTAGGAAATAAGAAAAATGCTGCAGAGGAAACTAAGGATATGGATGTTTCAAATGAACAGGACAGAGTTGAAGCCAGTCAACCTGTCACATATTCATCTGTGGTCAAATGTGAAAGTGTTCAGATTATGTCTGATCTAGGCAATAAAGATGGAGATAAAAACACCCAAGTTGAAGAAAACAACACTCAGTTGGTTGAAGAAATTGCACAAAAGCCAATTGAAACCCCTCCTCCAAAAGAGCCTGTACAAGAGGTACAATATGTTAGCTCAGAGGATAGGAAACGATGGAAAAAGTCCTTGGATGATTTACTGACTAATGTACCAAAACCTGCTTTCCAAGTAGCTGCAGAACCATTGATACATAATAGTAAAGATAAAAGCAATGAGTCATCTGATTCACTTACACAGGAAGAGGATATGGAGATGGAGGAAACGTGTGAAATAGAAACCAATGGAAAAGGTACAGCAAATAATAACCAATTAAACGAGACCAGCTTAGAACAGATGGCAAATAATAGCAAGTCAAACGAGACCGGCTTAGAACAGATGGCAAATAATAGCCAGTCAAAGGGAACCAAGCAAGAATTGACAGCAAACACTATATATAGCTGGTCCAAGGAGGCAAAAG AGACCAATGGAGAATCCAGCATGCAGATTGTCCAGCCGAAGAAAGAG GTTGTGAGTGATGACATGCTTTGGGAGGAAGAGTTGGATGAACCAGTTCCTGATCAGGTAGTTCCAAGTCCTCAACTAAATGAGTCTACTGATG ATGCGCCTGACAGCAAGGAAGGCATCCTACACAACATTAAGAAAGAAATATCACCAGTAGTATCTAAGCCATTACCACAGGTGTGTAACCAatctgtcaaggaaagtaagaCTGCCCCCAAAactataccaacacaacatgCTCCAACCATCAGGCAGTTTGTTAAGAAGGGTGAGGACAATAAAg GTGAGACTACAATTCCAGCAAAGTTGGAAGTAAAGCTTGGTCACCCTGGACGAGGTTCTGGAGACTGTCTACATTTCCCTATAGGAGTGACCACTGACTTGGAAGGCAACATTCTTGTAACTGATACTGGAAACCATTTGGTCAAGGTGTTTGATAAAGATGGACAATTCAAATTTACCATGGGTGATGCC ATGGTCCCTGCCTTTACCCGTCCATCTGCTATTGTAGTGAATACTGAGGGTAAAATATTTGTGAAGGATGATGTTTGTATCCACAAGTTTACACCAACAGGGAAGTACCTATGTAGACTCGGAGCCAAGAAGTTCAACATGCCTTATG GATTGGCTTTGACATCTAAAGGTGACCTTGTAACACTAGACACATGTCCGAGAAACCCCCAGATTTtcattatctcccctgatggGTTCTATGGAACCAGTTACCTATTTCAACCCCTGATGAACTGTAGCTGTGAGAGTAAATGCAGGTTTCTGGAAGTGCACAATGACACTTTGTATGTTTCTGACTTAG GTTTAAACTGTGTTTACATCACTGACCTCTTCGGTAACTTGCTCCACACCATCGGCCATTCAGGACACAGACTGGGCCTCTTCTCACAGGCAGCTGGCATTGCATTGGACAAAGATGGTCACATGATAGTAGCAGACAGTAGAAATGAACGTATTCAG